The following proteins are co-located in the Haliotis asinina isolate JCU_RB_2024 chromosome 13, JCU_Hal_asi_v2, whole genome shotgun sequence genome:
- the LOC137260105 gene encoding uncharacterized protein, producing the protein MRCLFSQLKSHHSLPHQPQSSLHPLHLSLQPSLDHQPHHSLHPPLLSLQPSLDHQPHHSLHPLHLSLQPSLVHQPHHSLHPLHLSLQPSLDHQPHHSLHPLHLSLQPSLDHQPHHSLHPLHLSLQPSLDHQPHHSLHPLHPLSPTFPGPPTSPFSSPTSPSLSNLPWTTNLTILFTHLTSLSNLPWTTNLTILSNLPWTTNLTILFTHFTSLSNLPWTTNLTILSTHFTSLSNLPWTTNLTILSTHFTSLSNLPWTTNLTILSAHFTSLSNLPWTTNLTILSTHLTSLSNLPWTTNLTILSTHFTSLSNLPWTTNLTILSNLPWTTNLTILFTHFTSLSNRPWTTNLTILFTHFTSLSNLPWTTNLTILSNLPWTINLTILFTQFTSLSNLPWTTNLTILSTHFTSLSNLPWTTNLTILFTHLTSLSNLPWTTHLTSLSPTFPGPPTSPLSPTFPGPPTSPFSSPSASTLHIS; encoded by the exons ATGCGTTGCCTTTTCTCCCAACTC AAATCTCACCATTCTCTTCCCCATCAGCCTCAATCTTCTCTCCACCCACTTCACCTCTCTCTCCAACCTTCCCTGGACCACCAACCTCACCATTCTCTCCACCCACCTCTCCTCTCTCTCCAACCTTCCCTGGACCACCAACCTCACCATTCTCTCCACCCACTTCACCTCTCTCTCCAACCTTCCCTGGTCCACCAACCTCACCATTCTCTTCACCCACTTCACCTCTCTCTCCAACCTTCCCTGGACCACCAACCTCACCATTCTCTTCACCCACTTCACCTCTCTCTCCAACCTTCCCTGGACCACCAACCTCACCATTCTCTTCACCCACTTCACCTCTCTCTCCAACCTTCCCTGGACCACCAACCTCACCATTCTCTTCACCCACTTCACCCTCTCTCTCCAACCTTCCCTGGACCACCAACCTCACCATTCTCTTCACCCACTTCACCCTCTCTCTCCAACCTTCCCTGGACCACCAACCTCACCATTCTCTTCACCCACCTCACCTCTCTCTCCAACCTTCCCTGGACCACCAACCTCACCATTCTCTCCAACCTTCCCTGGACCACCAACCTCACCATTCTCTTCACCCACTTCACCTCTCTCTCCAACCTTCCCTGGACCACCAACCTCACCATTCTCTCCACCCACTTCACCTCTCTCTCCAACCTTCCCTGGACCACCAACCTCACCATTCTCTCCACCCACTTCACCTCTCTCTCCAACCTTCCCTGGACCACCAACCTCACCATTCTCTCCGCCCACTTCACCTCTCTCTCCAACCTTCCCTGGACCACCAACCTCACCATTCTCTCCACCCACCTCACCTCTCTCTCCAACCTTCCCTGGACCACCAACCTCACCATTCTCTCCACCCACTTCACCTCTCTCTCCAACCTTCCCTGGACCACCAACCTCACCATTCTCTCCAACCTTCCCTGGACCACCAACCTCACCATTCTCTTCACCCACTTCACCTCTCTCTCCAACCGTCCCTGGACCACCAACCTCACCATTCTCTTCACCCACTTCACCTCTCTCTCCAACCTTCCCTGGACCACCAACCTCACCATTCTCTCCAACCTTCCCTGGACCATCAACCTCACCATTCTCTTCACCCAGTTCACCTCTCTCTCCAACCTTCCCTGGACCACCAACCTCACTATTCTCTCCACCCACTTCACCTCTCTCTCCAACCTTCCCTGGACCACCAACCTCACCATTCTCTTCACCCACCTCACCTCTCTCTCCAACCTTCCCTGGACCACCCACCTCACCTCTCTCTCTCCAACCTTCCCTGGACCACCCACCTCACCTCTCTCTCCAACCTTCCCTGGACCACCAACCTCACCATTCTCTTCCCCATCAGCCTCAACCTTACACATCTCCTGA